A window of the Trichoderma asperellum chromosome 6, complete sequence genome harbors these coding sequences:
- the PDA1 gene encoding alpha subunit of pyruvate dehydrogenase (BUSCO:EOG092D2D7L), protein MFSRAALRVPRAAPLRTRAPASFALATRAVTTDAASASLSQSVPKSDDEPFQVTLSDESFETYELDPPPYTIDVTKKELKQMYYDMVSIRQMEMAADRLYKEKKIRGFCHLSTGQEAVAVGIEHAVTKEDDIITSYRCHGFALMRGGTVRSIIGELLGRREGIAYGKGGSMHMFAKNFYGGNGIVGAQVPVGAGLAFAHKYEGRKNASIILYGDGASNQGQVFEAFNMAKLWNLPALFGCENNKYGMGTSAARSSALTDYYKRGQYIPGLKVNGMDVLAVKAAVKYGKDWTVADKGPMVLEYVTYRYGGHSMSDPGTTYRTREEIQRMRSTNDPIAGLKQKILDWEVSTEEELKSLDKAARNHVAEEVAAAEAMAVPEAKPDILFEDIYVRGTEPQYIRGRTTDENHYFSQ, encoded by the exons ATGTTCTCCAGAGCAGCTCTTCGAGTTCCCAGGGCTGCGCCTCTGCGCACCAGGGCCCCTGCGTCCTTTGCCCTCGCTACTCGAGCCGTCACCACCGATGCCGcttcagcctctctctcccagTCGGTGCCCAAG TCCGATGATGAGCCCTTCCAGGTTACTCTCAGCGACGAGAGCTTCGAGACCTACGAGCTGGACCCTCCCCCTTACACCATTGACGTGACCAAGAAGGAGCTGAAGCAGATGTACTACGATATGGTTTCCATCAG ACAAATGGAGATGGCTGCCGACCGTTTgtacaaggagaagaagattcgcGGCTTCTGCCACCTGTCTACTGGTCAGGAGGCTGTTGCTGTCGGTATTGAGCACGCTGTTACCAAGGAGGACGACATCATCACTTCTTACCGATGCCACGGTTTCGCCCTGATGCGTGGCGGTACTGTCCGATCCATCATTGGCGAGCTGCTTGGTCGCCGTGAGGGTATTGCCTACGGAAAGGGTGGTTCTATGCACATGTTCGCCAAGAACTTCTACGGTGGTAATGGTATTGTCGGCGCTCAGGTTCCTGTCGGTGCCGGCCTTGCCTTTGCCCACAAGTACGAGGGCCGAAAGAACGCCAGCATCATCCTGTATGGTGATGGTGCCAGCAACCAGGGCCAGGTCTTTGAGGCTTTCAACATGGCCAAGCTGTGGAATCTCCCTGCTCTTTTCGGCTGTGAGA ACAACAAGTATGGTATGGGTACTTCTGCTGCTCGTTCCTCTGCTTTGACCGACTACTACAAGCGTGGACAGTACATTCCTGGTCTGAAGGTCAACGGCATGGACGTCCTTGCCGTCAAGGCTGCCGTCAAGTACGGTAAGGACTGGACCGTTGCCGACAAGGGCCCTATGGTTCTCGAATACGTCACCTACCGATATGGTGGTCACTCCATGTCTGACCCTGGTACCACCTACCGTACCCGTGAGGAGATTCAGCGCATGCGCTCAACCAACGACCCCATTGCCGGACTCAAGCAGAAGATCCTCGACTGGGAGGTCAGCACTGAGGAGGAACTGAAGAGCCTTGACAAGGCTGCCCGAAACCACGTTGCTGAGGAGGTTGCCGCCGCTGAGGCTATGGCCGTCCCCGAGGCCAAGCCCGATATTCTCTTCGAGGACATCTACGTCAGGGGCACCGAGCCTCAGTACATCCGCGGACGTACCACCGACGAGAACCACTACTTCTCCCAGTAA
- the SDH2 gene encoding succinate dehydrogenase complex, subunit B (BUSCO:EOG092D3DN6) produces MAALRSSSRILSSSRAAFRPSAVFSRSMASVSETEQPRIKSFQIYRWNPDTPTEKPRLQTYSIDLNKTGPMILDALIKIKNEQDPSLTFRRSCREGICGSCAMNINGQNTLACLCRIPTESASDVKIYPLPHTYVVKDLVPDLTHFYKQYKSIQPYLQRDTPAEDGKEYRQSKADRKKLDGLYECILCACCSTSCPSYWWNSEEYLGPAILLQSYRWLVDSRDERTAERKAKLENSMSLYRCHTILNCTRACPKGLNPGKAIAEIKKQMSIGA; encoded by the exons ATGGCCGCTCTCCGCTCCTCTTCGCGAATCCTCAGCTCTTCCAGGGCAGCTTTCCGACCCAGTGCCGTCTTCTCACGGTCCATGGCGTCGGTCAGCGAGACCGAGCAGCCCCGGATCAAGTCATTCCAGATCTACCGATGGAACCCTGATACCCCGACCGAGAAGCCGCGGCTGCAGACCTACTCCATCGACCTCAACAAGACCGGCCCCATGATCCTGGACGCCTTGATCAAGATCAAGAACGAGCAGGATCCTTCGCTGACCTTCCGGAGGAGCTGCCGAGAGGGCATTTGTGGAAGCTGTGCCATGAACATCAACGGCCAGAACACCCTGGCATGCCTGTGCCGAATCCCCACCGAATCTGCCTCGGATGTCAAGATCTACCCTCTGCCGCACACCTACGTTGTCAAGGATCTGGTCCCCGACTTGACTCACTTCTACAAGCAGTACAAGTCCATCCAGCCTTACCTGCAGCGCGATACCCCCGCCGAAGAT GGAAAGGAGTACCGTCAGAGCAAGGCCGACCGAAAGAAGCTGGATGGTCTCTACGAGTGCATTCTCTGCGCCTGCTGCTCAACTTCCTGCCCCTCTTACTGGTGGAATTCCGAAGAGTACCTTGGCCCCGCCATCCTGCTGCAGTCCTACCGCTGGCTGGTCGACTCTCGAGACGAGCGCACGGCTGAGCGCAAGGCCAAGCTCGAGAACTCGATGAGCCTGTACCGTTGCCACACCATCCTTAACTGCACGCGCGCTTGCCCCAAGGGCCTGAATCCCGGCAAGGCCATTGCCGAGATCAAGAAGCAGATGTCTATCGgggcataa
- a CDS encoding uncharacterized protein (SECRETED:SignalP(1-18)~EggNog:ENOG41), with translation MATKRAMLAAALIGGVSALVAPKATDTICGATCIDGVDDCGQPYRLCYDPCTESAPAPPPCVAPIIKTYYPTPVPTPAPGEILDCSTITVCVDGINSCGIPFNDCIPDCKPWNISTPPCPADLNAIVPRSRKTPQILPRGPTIPAKEVPEPTATPGSTTTPGSTTTPESTATSGSTATPGSTATPESTAAPAPTTVSEPTTTPEPTTVPEPTTVPGSTTVSADTSTLGDVVPWSEEGSQW, from the exons ATGGCTACCAAACGCGCGATGCTGGCTGCAGCTCTTATTGGAGGAGTATCTGCCCTGGTAGCGCCAAAGGCCACCGATACAATCTGCGGAGCAACCTGCATCGACGGGGTAGATGACTGCGGCCAACCATATAGACT CTGCTACGATCCCTGTACTGAATCAGCTCCTGCACCACCTCCCTGTGTGGCTCCCATTATCAAGACCTATTATCCAACACCTGTACCAACACCCGCCCCAGGAGAGATTTTGGATTGCAGCACAATCACTGTGTGCGTGGATGGCATAAATAGCTGCGGTATCCCATTTAACGA CTGTATTCCAGACTGCAAGCCTTGGAATATCTCCACGCCTCCATGTCCAGCAGATCTCAATGCTATTGTCCCGCGGAGCCGTAAGACTCCACAGATTCTCCCACGGGGCCCTACCATCCCGGCGAAAGAAGTGCCGGAACCAACTGCAACACCGGGATCAACTACAACACCGGGATCAACTACAACACCAGAGTCAACTGCAACATCGGGATCAACTGCAACACCAGGATCAACTGCAACACCAGAGTCAACTGCAGCGCCGGCGCCGACTACGGTGTCTGAGCCGACTACAACGCCAGAACCGACTACAGTGCCAGAACCGACTACAGTACCTGGATCGACTACGGTATCAGCGGACACTTCGACACTGGGAGACGTTGTGCCTTGGAGTGAAGAAGGATCTCAGTGGTAA
- a CDS encoding uncharacterized protein (TransMembrane:1 (i201-219o)~BUSCO:EOG092D3ZKF) codes for MSSLWNAFTGGNKPAQQQQQQQQHQPFTPDAAPPTTHLYDPTQGAGVESFLQSSAFADPSQLHPLAGLNRDTLEYLSLEDSTLSDLPGGQSVLPSRGFTDDLCYGTGITYLTALSIGGAWGFQEGLRRSAGQPPKLRLNAVLNAMTRRGPFLGNNAGVVAITYNCINSLIGFLRGEHDAFNTIAAGGLSGMVFKSTRGVRPMMISGGLVASLAGVWAIARQSFFPVPERHAEHAAL; via the exons ATGTCTTCTCTGTGGAATGCATTCACCGGAGGCAACAAGcctgcccagcagcagcagcagcagcagcaacaccagcCTTTCACTCCCGATGCTGCCCCTCCGACCACCCACCTCTACGACCCAACCCAAGGTGCGGGCGTTGAGTCCTTCTTGCAGAGCTCGGCTTTCGCGGATCCCTCACAATTACATCCCCTCGCTGGATTGAACAGAGACACCCTGGAATACCTCTCTCTCGAAGACTCAACGCTGTCCGACCTGCCGGGCGGCCAATCCGTTCTCCCCTCTCGAGGATTCACCGACGACCTTTGCTACGGCACCGGTATTACTTACCTGACGGCACTGTCGATAGGAGGTGCATGGGGATTCCAAGAGGGTCTGCGGAGGTCTGCCGGCCAGCCCCCTAAGCTGCGACTCAATGCCGTTCTCAACGCCATGACAAGGCGGGGTCCATTCCTGGGCAACAACGCCGGTGTTGTCGCCATCACATACAACTGCATCAACTCGCTGATTGGATTCCTACGCGGTGAGCACGACGCTTTCAACACAATCGCTGCTGGTGGGCTCAGCGGTATGGTTTTCAAGAGCACCAGGGGTGTTCGGCCAATGATGATTTCCGGCGGTCTAGTGGCCTCCCTAGCCGGTGTCTGGGCG ATTGCACGACAGTCATTCTTCCCCGTCCCCGAGCGACATGCCGAGCACGCCGCATTGTAA
- a CDS encoding uncharacterized protein (EggNog:ENOG41), whose product MCLPCFPWTWTEYEDPLDSMPEQHVWVHDGQAWSLQRCQPAVAGIPVAHSSYVVAHQPAVVPQPFVGQQPVMIGGQPAAAAIPFQQTPAAIPAMGVSGVGGVPVITGNGGQIPDVSGLGRTPGEETVRQLQFAHANKLFEPQEFKPSDDDPSRFYYVREVDGNWTQRNRFTIDHLGDCRWYVTDEGWFYAVRMPN is encoded by the exons ATGTGTCTTCCTTGCTTCCCGTGGACGTGGACCGAGTACGAGGATCCGCTAGATTCAATGCCAGAGCAGCATGTCTGGGTGCATGATGGGCAGGCGTGGTCTCTGCAGAGATGT cAGCCAGCCGTTGCCGGCATTCCAGTCGCGCACTCCAGCTACGTTGTTGCTCATCAGCCCGCCGTCGTCCCCCAGCCCTTCGTCGGCCAACAGCCTGTCATGATCGGCGGACAgccagccgctgctgctatccCCTTTCAACAAACGCCTGCTGCTATTCCTGCCATGGGCGTGTCTGGCGTCGGCGGCGTGCCCGTCATTACAGGTAACGGTGGCCAAATCCCCGATGTGTCTGGTCTCGGCCGCACTCCTGGAGAAGAGACGGTGCGGCAGCTCCAGTTTGCACACGCGAACAAGCTGTTCGAGCCGCAGGAGTTCAAGCCGTCGGACGATGACCCATCCCGTTTCTACTATGTTCGCGAAGTTGACGGTAATTGGACCCAGCGCAACCGATTTACTATTGACCACCTAGGTGACTGTCGATGGTATGTCACCGACGAGGGCTGGTTCTATGCCGTCCGGATGCCCAATTAA
- a CDS encoding uncharacterized protein (TransMembrane:1 (o233-254i)~BUSCO:EOG092D3RZ8) → MLIIGLTGSIATGKSTVSSLLSSAPHSLPIVDADVLAREVVEPGTRGYRAIVKHFGPMAPDLLLPASDTMPENGPDGNGRPLNRAVLGRLVFGDEPQMQKNRAVLSSIVHPAVRLGMVKMVTACYLKGHWAVVLDVPLLFESKLDKFCGATMVVAVTEPETQLKRLMDRNPDLSREDAENRVKSQMDVRVKAKRCLSAGEGKGVVLWNDGSRDELKTQLDEELRKLKAANPEWWSWLMLGCPPLAVALASWRFWQNIQAEKRWREAQEKERGD, encoded by the coding sequence ATGCTTATAATCGGGTTAACTGGGTCCATTGCGACCGGCAAATCCACAGTATCATCGCTGCTCTCATCGGCGCCTCACTCATTGCCCATTGTCGACGCAGATGTGCTGGCCCGTGAAGTTGTCGAGCCCGGCACAAGGGGCTATCGTGCCATCGTCAAGCACTTTGGCCCCATGGCACCAGACCTGCTCCTCCCGGCGTCAGACACCATGCCAGAAAATGGACCTGACGGCAATGGCCGGCCACTGAACCGGGCTGTCTTGGGACGACTTGTCTTTGGCGACGAGCCCCAGATGCAGAAGAACAGGGCGGTGCTCTCAAGCATTGTGCACCCGGCTGTGCGGTTGGGCATGGTCAAGATGGTAACGGCCTGCTACTTGAAGGGACACTGGGCTGTGGTGCTCGATGTCCCGCTGCTATTTGAAAGCAAGCTGGATAAGTTCTGCGGAGCGACAATGGTGGTTGCCGTCACAGAGCCGGAGACACAGCTCAAGAGACTGATGGATAGAAACCCAGACCTGAGCAGAGAAGATGCGGAAAACAGGGTCAAGAGCCAGATGGATGTACGGGTAAAGGCAAAGAGATGTTTATCCGCGGGAGAAGGGAAGGGAGTCGTACTGTGGAACGATGGGTCAAGGGACGAATTAAAGACCCAGCTGGATGAGGAGCTACGCAAGCTCAAGGCAGCAAACCCAGAGTGGTGGTCGTGGCTGATGCTGGGATGCCCGCCGTTGGCAGTGGCGCTGGCATCATGGAGGTTTTGGCAGAACATACAAGCTGAGAAGAGGTGGAGAGAGGCGCAGGAAAAGGAGCGTGGTGAttga
- a CDS encoding uncharacterized protein (BUSCO:EOG092D0JFU), which produces METTPAAKERNELFQRLKPCCVKASQLAIREPEDPKSHQELQELVRQILDILNEQLSTNPLALDEKLAEYVSFPLSHIFRHLERYPMSLVEDCVRCLTILIVHGWKSRISAKLVQQLFSFLIFIIDGVPGSPKRDVPEEAVLEALRAETALLTTAGSSPVAAAGLSEPESIPVLGHGITVILDGVSEGATPEIQREALRTLEALYGAIKEHAALASFLPGTISSLAKVLSKPNRYKKLVIAKCLGTTQVVLTKVLSDMRTRSILAMETESQTDADKSKVLSPAWLKATVAQVQVALSVMMKLRTHEGSEVREALGRLCITLLDECHTTLSNCTSILVETSVILDEGSDQDLMTQTNLRYLVNIYPELGETIKSTVYSWMTSLPRLMQASDEKVKEQAAYNLSKGIELLRSLKIESSTLDDSIAITLRESIMSILTTSKTHHSSVSNHVLLLEDASSDSPTSSQSQFQPILLGYQGQKRLKSEVMGLLRTVGSMSQHARIAADMLDCVRESASVTQMTAYWLCFELVKAAHTHSEYTDALFDLSAFNDQSDDINEVYDELYDFSVQVLDSHTETGETDWRLEAIALEIMAYAAHRSGEKFRPELIDVLFPVATLLGSDEGNLQQHAIAALNNIALSCKYSSVSELIIDNVDYMVNSVSLRLNTLDISPASTQVMKMMVRLAGPRLVPFLDDVVESMFAALENYHGYASFVESLFSVLKEIVDQAAQADGRLLTDVEQSPINHKKKAQKMEDLETLLGILEKRKEREERDRIEMENMAAKGGHPGVPWTNDLAQGVGNEDDQAQDEPPRDEEKPPNSPTYQLLQRVASLTQHYLTSPTPTLRRSLLELLTTAASVLAADEDSFLPLVNAIWPVVIARLHDSETFIVIEACETLSALCRSAGDFLATRWKTEWGDGLRDWCRKIKQQASRDKGRSNMPSKGLSQSMPGKEIVIPIRSSDGLEVQPMSVKSAEPSGGLGQHASPARIWEAVVKLLTAIISYVRVEDEMFDEILDLIADAMERNQEVREALEVINADAVWAVRYERGLVESIPAPVLEGIVFPEMGC; this is translated from the exons ATGGAGACAACTCCAGCCGCAAAAGAACGAAACGAGCTGTTTCAGAGA CTGAAGCCATGCTGTGTTAAAGCGAGCCAGCTGGCAATTCGGGAGCCTGAAGACCCGAAAAGCCACCAGGAGCTGCAGGAGCTTGTCAGGCAGATCCTCGACATCTTAAATGAGCAGCTCTCGACGAACCCGCTGGCTCTTGACGAGAAACTAGCAGAATATGTCTCCTTTCCCCTGTCTCACATTTTTCGCCATTTGGAACGATACCCCATGAGTCTAGTGGAAGACTGCGTCAGATGCTTGACTATTCTCATTGTTCACGGCTGGAAATCCAGGATATCTGCCAAACTTGTGCAGCAGCTATTCAGTTTCTTGATATTCATCATTGATGGCGTTCCGGGATCCCCCAAAAGAGACGTGCCTGAAGAAGCGGTTCTCGAAGCACTTCGTGCCGAAACTGCGCTACTGACTACCGCAGGGTCATCTCCTGTGGCCGCAGCGGGACTCTCCGAGCCCGAATCGATACCAGTATTGGGCCACGGAATTACAGTCATATTGGATGGAGTATCAGAAGGCGCAACTCCAGAAATCCAGCGTGAGGCATTGAGGACGCTGGAGGCCCTCTATGGAGCCATCAAGGAGCACGCTGCGTTAGCTAGTTTTCTACCAGGAACCATCTCGTCGCTTGCAAAGGTCCTATCAAAACCAAACCGATACAAAAAGCTGGTAATAGCAAAATGCCTTGGGACGACGCAAGTTGTATTAACAAAGGTGCTATCTGATATGCGAACACGATCTATTCTCGCCATGGAGACCGAAAGCCAGACAGACGCCGATAAATCCAAGGTGCTGAGCCCTGCATGGCTGAAGGCAACTGTAGCCCAAGTTCAAGTGGCCTTGTcagtgatgatgaagctaCGAACTCATGAGGGATCCGAGGTCCGTGAGGCCCTAGGGAGGCTATGCATTACTTTGCTGGATGAATGCCACACTACGCTATCAAATTGTACATCCATTCTTGTCGAGACATCGGTGATTCTTGATGAAGGGTCGGACCAGGATTTGATGACGCAAACAAACTTGAGATACTTGGTAAACATATATCCAGAATTGGGAGAAACTATCAAGTCGACCGTCTATAGCTGGATGACGAGCCTCCCTCGTCTTATGCAGGCAAGCGACGAAAAAGTAAAGGAACAGGCAGCTTACAACTTGTCAAAGGGAATCGAGCTACTACGAAGCCTAAAAATCGAGTCGTCCACGCTCGATGATTCAATCGCCATCACTTTAAGAGAAAGCATAATGTCTATCCTTACTACGTCTAAAACCCACCATTCTAGCGTCAGCAACCATGTGCTCCTGCTGGAAGATGCATCCTCGGATTCGCCCACATCGAGCCAATCGCAATTTCAACCAATCCTATTAGGCTATCAAGGGCAGAAGAGACTAAAAAGCGAAGTAATGGGCCTTTTACGAACTGTTGGGTCGATGTCGCAGCATGCAAGGATTGCTGCCGACATGCTAGACTGTGTACGAGAATCAGCATCTGTGACTCAAATGACTGCATATTGGCTCTGTTTTGAACTGGTCAAGGCAGCGCATACTCACTCTGAGTATACGGATGCGCTGTTTGACCTATCAGCCTTTAACGACCAATCAGACGATATAAACGAAGTATATGACGAGTTATACGACTTCTCCGTCCAAGTATTGGACTCACATACCGAGACGGGTGAAACCGATTGGCGTTTAGAAGCCATTGCTCTCGAAATAATGGCGTACGCTGCACACAGGTCAGGTGAGAAGTTTAGACCAGAGCTCATTGACGTGCTCTTCCCCGTCGCCACGCTTCTGGGATCGGACGAGGGCAATCTTCAACAGCATGCCATTGCTGCACTAAATAACATAGCACTGTCATGCAAATATTCCAGTGTCTCTGAGTTGATTATTGACAATGTCGATTATATGGTCAACTCCGTTTCACTGCGGCTGAATACATTAGACATCTCCCCGGCATCAACGCAGGTAATGAAAATGATGGTGCGGTTGGCGGGGCCCCGCCTGGTGCCGTTCTTGGACGATGTTGTCGAGTCAATGTTTGCTGCTCTGGAAAACTATCACGGATATGCGTCGTTTGTGGAAAGCCTCTTCTCAGTCCTGAAAGAGATTGTCGACCAGGCAGCCCAGGCAGACGGACGGCTTTTAACCGATGTTGAGCAATCACCCATTAAtcacaagaaaaaagcacagaagatggaagattTAGAAACTCTACTGGGGATCCTTGAGAAacggaaagagagagaggagcgaGACAGGATAGAGATGGAAAACATGGCGGCCAAAGGTGGACATCCTGGGGTCCCATGGACGAACGATTTGGCACAGGGGGTTGGTAATGAAGATGACCAGGCGCAAGATGAACCCCCCAGGGACGAGGAAAAGCCGCCAAATTCGCCTACAtaccagcttcttcagcgtGTGGCATCTCTCACGCAGCACTACTTGACTTCTCCGACGCCGACGCTCCGAAGGTCactgctggagcttctcaCTACGGCTGCATCCGTACTTGCGGCTGATGAAGActcatttcttcctcttgttaATGCAATCTGGCCTGTGGTTATTGCTAGGCTACATGACTCCGAGACTTTCATTGTTATTGAGGCATGTGAAACTTTGTCTGCCTTATGCAGATCAGCGGGGGATTTCCTTGCTACTCGGTGGAAGACGGAGTGGGGGGACGGGCTCCGCGACTGGTGCCGCAAAATTAAACAGCAGGCCTCAAGAGATAAAGGTCGCTCGAATATGCCTTCAAAGGGCCTCTCACAATCTATGCCAGGGAAGGAAATTGTGATTCCTATAAGATCAAGCGATGGTCTCGAAGTCCAGCCAATGTCTGTCAAGTCCGCAGAGCCAAGCGGAGGGCTCGGACAGCACGCTTCTCCGGCGAGGATATGGGAAGCGGTGGTGAAGCTCCTTACAGCCATTATATCATATGTGCGAGTTGAGGATGAGATGTTTGACGAGATTCTGGATCTCATTGCTGATGCAATGGAAAGAAACCAAGAGGTAAGAGAAGCCCTTGAAGTTATCAACGCGGATGCGGTCTGGGCTGTGAGATATGAGCGAGGGCTTGTTGAGTCGATTCCGGCGCCGGTTTTGGAGGGGATTGTATTTCCAGAAATGGGATGTTAG